A genomic region of Endomicrobiales bacterium contains the following coding sequences:
- the lipA gene encoding lipoyl synthase: protein MVVEVKLPKKRINLAELQNIKALLSKNSLHTVCQSALCPNIGECFKRKTASFLIAGNSCTRNCSFCAIDNNKPNALDEKEPQKIADTLKELNLNFVVITSVTRDDLPDGGAQHFINTITAIKKTLPECKVEVLVPDFKGDINAIKTVCNANPDVFAHNIETVERLYPHLRSMANYKRSLKVLQTAKELGCLVKSGIMLGLGETAKEVLTTLTDLKNAGCEIVTIGQYYPPQKTSYPVKEKISDEQFVHYKDMALQIGFKSCASGTFVRSSYFAETSYKIATNPK, encoded by the coding sequence ATGGTTGTTGAAGTTAAACTTCCCAAAAAACGAATAAATCTTGCAGAACTTCAGAATATAAAAGCCCTGCTTAGCAAGAATTCTTTGCACACAGTATGCCAAAGCGCGTTATGCCCAAACATTGGAGAATGTTTCAAGCGCAAAACTGCAAGTTTTTTAATAGCTGGTAATTCCTGTACAAGAAACTGTTCGTTCTGCGCAATAGACAACAATAAACCAAATGCATTAGATGAAAAGGAACCACAAAAAATAGCAGACACCCTAAAAGAGTTGAACTTAAATTTTGTCGTAATAACATCCGTCACAAGAGACGATTTGCCCGACGGCGGGGCACAACACTTTATAAACACAATTACAGCCATAAAAAAAACTCTGCCAGAGTGCAAAGTGGAAGTTCTTGTCCCTGATTTTAAGGGTGATATCAATGCAATAAAAACCGTCTGCAATGCAAACCCTGATGTTTTTGCGCATAATATAGAAACTGTAGAACGCCTATACCCTCATTTGCGCTCAATGGCAAATTATAAGCGTTCCTTAAAAGTTTTACAAACTGCAAAAGAACTTGGTTGTTTAGTTAAATCGGGCATAATGCTTGGGCTTGGGGAAACTGCTAAGGAAGTGTTAACCACATTAACAGACCTAAAAAATGCAGGATGTGAAATTGTAACAATCGGCCAATACTACCCGCCACAAAAAACAAGTTACCCTGTAAAAGAAAAAATATCCGATGAACAATTCGTACACTATAAAGATATGGCACTTCAAATTGGTTTTAAATCATGCGCAAGCGGCACATTTGTCAGAAGCTCTTATTTTGCGGAAACAAGTTACAAAATTGCTACTAACCCTAAGTAA
- the alaS gene encoding alanine--tRNA ligase — protein MKTDEIRKKYLDYFVKKGATIVKSDSIIPTGDNSLLFTSAGMVQFKKHFLGQSKDKFTSAISCQKCFRTSDIENVGNTNRHLTFFEMLGNFSFGDYFKKEAISWAWHFLTSEMGIPQEILFPTIYKDDNEAAEIWKSVAPNATITKMGEDTNFWNMGPTGPCGPCSEILIDLGPEMGCGKPTCGPACDCNRYLEVWNLVFTQFDRQADGSLKNLPKKNIDTGMGLERLCALVNGKKNVFETDLFLPLIEKLRELTNTEINKKTLPKLRMMADHARAVVLLICDGVLPSNEGRGYVLRRILRRAVRQGRLFGINEPFLYKMVDTVFSLMGNAYPELNERKENIATIVKMEEEKFFTTLDSGIKILDEAIKKYKTKKINTLDGAEVFRLYDTYGFPLELTKEIADENDLLIDEIAFLTAQKNAQEMSRAAWSGSGEKDTTFYSSINKELGDSEFVGYDQNEISNAKILKIIKDGKVVSILQQGESAEVVLDKTPFYAESGGQAGDSGEISSKDFILQVTNTIKPTGGLIVHKVLSIKGSASALSIVNVKINEKLRIDTSRHHTATHLLHKALRSVLGTHVTQAGSLVTPESLRFDFAHFSALKPQELKFVEDIANEAVLAALPVTCTQQSIAEARKAGAMALFGEKYGETVRMVSVGKSVQNAFSIELCGGTHVKNTGEIGLIKITSEYSVSSGTRRIEAIAGTATLEYLRRKDSTIESVSALLKTPAEQLTQKVEKILTQTKDLEKQVSKLKAQIASGSGSSDTSKIVEARGIKIVACSYEDLDDQSLRMALEKLKEKITDGVAIALNVTEGKVGFMVLATKAAQDGGFSAGKVAKNISAILGGAGGGKPDFAQGGGKDTSKISEVLNKLAETIQ, from the coding sequence ATGAAAACAGATGAAATTAGAAAAAAATACCTGGATTACTTTGTAAAAAAAGGCGCAACCATTGTAAAGTCCGACTCAATTATTCCAACGGGCGATAACAGCTTGCTTTTTACATCGGCTGGTATGGTACAGTTTAAAAAACATTTTCTTGGGCAAAGTAAAGACAAATTTACAAGCGCAATCTCGTGCCAAAAATGCTTTAGAACCTCTGATATAGAAAATGTCGGCAACACAAACCGCCACCTTACTTTTTTTGAAATGCTCGGTAATTTCTCATTTGGCGATTACTTCAAAAAAGAAGCAATAAGCTGGGCATGGCACTTTCTTACCAGTGAAATGGGCATACCACAAGAAATTCTTTTTCCCACAATTTATAAAGATGATAATGAAGCGGCAGAAATTTGGAAGAGTGTTGCCCCAAACGCAACAATTACAAAAATGGGTGAAGATACAAATTTCTGGAATATGGGGCCCACAGGGCCGTGCGGTCCATGTTCAGAAATTTTAATTGACTTAGGCCCGGAAATGGGTTGCGGCAAGCCGACATGTGGCCCGGCATGCGACTGCAACCGCTATCTTGAAGTGTGGAACCTGGTTTTCACACAGTTTGACCGCCAAGCAGACGGCTCACTAAAAAATCTGCCAAAGAAAAATATAGACACAGGAATGGGGCTTGAACGGCTTTGCGCCTTAGTTAATGGCAAAAAAAATGTATTTGAAACCGATCTTTTTCTGCCCCTGATAGAAAAACTCAGGGAACTTACAAATACCGAAATAAATAAGAAAACATTGCCCAAACTGCGTATGATGGCAGACCACGCAAGAGCAGTTGTGCTATTGATTTGCGATGGGGTACTACCGTCAAATGAAGGTCGCGGATATGTATTGCGCAGAATACTGCGCCGTGCTGTGCGCCAGGGTCGTCTATTTGGAATTAACGAGCCATTTCTTTACAAAATGGTTGATACAGTTTTCTCACTTATGGGCAACGCATACCCTGAACTTAACGAACGAAAGGAAAACATTGCAACCATTGTCAAAATGGAAGAAGAAAAGTTTTTTACAACTCTGGATTCTGGAATAAAAATATTAGACGAGGCAATAAAGAAGTACAAAACAAAAAAAATCAATACGCTTGATGGCGCAGAAGTATTTCGCCTATACGACACTTATGGCTTTCCGCTTGAACTAACCAAAGAAATTGCCGATGAAAACGATCTTTTAATTGACGAAATAGCTTTTTTAACCGCACAAAAGAATGCTCAGGAAATGTCTCGCGCGGCATGGAGCGGCTCGGGTGAAAAAGATACAACATTTTACTCTTCAATAAACAAAGAACTCGGAGACAGCGAATTTGTTGGTTACGACCAAAACGAAATTTCCAACGCAAAAATTCTGAAAATTATTAAAGATGGAAAAGTTGTTTCTATATTGCAACAAGGCGAAAGTGCGGAAGTAGTTTTAGATAAAACTCCTTTTTACGCTGAAAGCGGCGGCCAGGCAGGTGACAGCGGTGAAATTTCGTCAAAAGATTTTATATTGCAAGTTACAAACACAATAAAACCGACAGGCGGCCTTATTGTGCACAAAGTGCTCTCAATTAAGGGTTCTGCTTCAGCATTATCTATTGTAAATGTAAAAATAAATGAGAAGTTACGCATTGATACTTCTCGCCATCACACGGCAACTCACTTATTGCATAAAGCTTTGCGTAGCGTGCTTGGCACCCATGTAACACAGGCCGGCTCGCTTGTTACTCCTGAGAGTTTGCGTTTTGACTTTGCGCATTTTTCGGCATTAAAACCACAGGAATTAAAATTTGTAGAAGACATTGCAAACGAAGCAGTTTTAGCGGCCTTACCTGTTACCTGTACGCAACAAAGCATTGCGGAGGCAAGAAAAGCAGGCGCAATGGCACTTTTTGGCGAAAAATATGGCGAAACCGTGCGAATGGTTAGTGTTGGCAAATCAGTGCAAAATGCTTTCTCCATTGAGCTTTGCGGCGGAACTCATGTAAAAAACACAGGTGAAATCGGACTTATCAAAATAACCTCCGAATACTCTGTTTCGTCCGGAACAAGAAGAATTGAAGCAATTGCAGGCACTGCAACACTTGAGTATTTACGCCGTAAAGATAGCACTATAGAAAGTGTTTCAGCTCTTTTAAAAACCCCTGCTGAGCAATTAACTCAGAAGGTAGAAAAAATACTTACACAAACTAAAGACCTTGAAAAACAAGTTTCAAAACTGAAAGCTCAAATAGCATCTGGGTCAGGCAGTAGCGACACTTCAAAAATAGTTGAAGCCAGAGGAATAAAAATTGTCGCATGCAGTTACGAAGATTTAGACGATCAATCGTTGCGTATGGCACTTGAAAAGTTAAAAGAAAAAATAACGGATGGTGTTGCGATTGCACTTAATGTTACCGAAGGTAAAGTTGGCTTTATGGTACTTGCCACAAAAGCGGCTCAAGATGGTGGTTTTAGCGCGGGAAAAGTTGCTAAAAATATTTCTGCTATACTTGGCGGTGCAGGCGGGGGCAAACCCGACTTTGCTCAAGGCGGAGGAAAAGATACTTCAAAAATTTCAGAGGTGTTAAACAAACTTGCGGAGACAATACAATGA